The Brachyspira hyodysenteriae ATCC 27164 genome includes a window with the following:
- a CDS encoding 2Fe-2S iron-sulfur cluster-binding protein — protein sequence MIVKFNVDGKTVSSQKGYTILQALSYINIDIPHLCSYKINSTNTFEDKNNILRCKLCLVKVKKKNENDYSYKYACNEIVENGMSVLNEKDEDIIKYRTSLLKAMLYMHEPICESCKADYLCRLKKYLDIYKISIEASPNAFNENDINLIELKSIVEKMNLPDFIKTNFERCINCGICEDYKVVDGYNSMITDLCPTHVFEVQRDIDNKINDDISEVKTIDSFCIGCNHLCDAKYSYISHSIKDISSPKGKKYGICDYGRKLDYYSNNTLEKPFYNGMQYEFDEAKELYHKFINDIEAESTLALNSSMYPTEDIKAFNEFIDSLGIENLIFKKNRMATNSKNIRDNYTNINDFSIRDMKDLKHSIFDDNIMYNEKFKKFIIVGDSLDDNDNMIDFAKKNKGNYIVFSPNFSVLAYNAYLSFPISYLGEFEGHYIDNHGKVKEMPSFLEKNKNHMSLRELLKYLYL from the coding sequence ATGATAGTAAAATTTAATGTTGATGGAAAGACTGTATCATCTCAGAAAGGATATACTATACTTCAGGCACTGTCATACATCAATATAGATATACCTCATTTATGCTCATATAAAATAAATAGTACAAATACTTTTGAAGATAAAAATAATATTCTAAGATGCAAATTATGCTTGGTTAAAGTAAAGAAAAAAAATGAAAATGATTATTCTTATAAATATGCCTGCAATGAGATAGTAGAAAATGGAATGAGCGTTTTAAATGAAAAAGATGAGGATATTATAAAGTATAGAACTTCTCTATTAAAGGCTATGCTTTATATGCATGAACCTATATGCGAAAGCTGTAAAGCTGATTATTTATGCAGATTGAAAAAGTATTTAGATATTTATAAAATTTCTATAGAGGCATCTCCTAATGCTTTCAATGAAAATGATATTAACTTGATAGAATTAAAAAGCATTGTAGAAAAAATGAATCTGCCTGATTTCATAAAAACAAATTTTGAAAGATGTATTAATTGCGGAATATGCGAGGATTATAAAGTTGTAGACGGATATAATTCTATGATAACAGATTTATGTCCTACTCATGTATTTGAGGTTCAAAGAGATATAGATAATAAAATTAATGATGATATAAGTGAAGTAAAAACTATAGACAGTTTTTGTATAGGATGCAATCATTTATGCGATGCTAAATATAGTTATATCAGTCATAGTATAAAGGATATATCGTCTCCAAAAGGCAAAAAATACGGAATATGCGATTATGGAAGGAAATTAGACTATTATTCAAATAATACTTTAGAAAAGCCTTTTTATAATGGAATGCAGTATGAATTTGATGAGGCTAAAGAGTTATATCATAAATTTATCAATGATATTGAGGCAGAATCTACATTAGCTTTAAACTCTAGTATGTATCCCACTGAAGATATTAAAGCTTTTAATGAATTTATTGATTCTTTGGGAATAGAAAATTTAATATTCAAAAAAAATAGAATGGCTACAAATTCAAAAAATATAAGAGATAATTATACGAATATTAATGATTTTTCTATAAGAGATATGAAAGATTTAAAACATTCTATATTTGACGATAATATTATGTATAATGAGAAATTTAAAAAATTTATTATAGTAGGCGACTCATTAGATGATAATGACAATATGATTGATTTTGCTAAGAAGAATAAAGGTAATTATATAGTATTTAGTCCGAATTTTTCTGTTTTGGCTTATAATGCTTATTTAAGTTTTCCTATATCATATCTTGGCGAGTTTGAGGGGCATTATATAGATAATCATGGTAAAGTTAAAGAAATGCCGTCCTTCTTAGAAAAGAATAAAAATCATATGAGTTTAAGAGAATTGTTAAAATATTTGTATTTATAA
- a CDS encoding glycerate kinase family protein codes for MKKIIIIPDSFKGSAGSLEICNYIERGVLKVIKDADIIKIPVADGGEGTVESIFYAAGGNIKKINVKNPEGKIIEAKYGIINKEKAVIEMAEASGLTLVDDKTRNPLKYSTYGTGEFIKDAVNNNIKEILIGIGGSATNDCGIGMANALGYKFLDKNNNELEAIAENMIKVIDIDDSNVDKRIFDIKITAACDVKNPLYGKNGATAVYGKQKGVTEETFDILDNGLKNIAKIIKEKFGKEIDYMEGAGAAGGLGGGLVAFCNAKLKSGIDAVLDIIDFETKIKDASLIITGEGAIDGQTKEGKVPVGVAKRAGNIPVIAIVGEIREGAEIVYDLGIKSIMPLCTKSMTLEESISNTAALVENASERALRFINIDLI; via the coding sequence ATGAAAAAGATAATAATAATACCTGATTCTTTCAAAGGAAGTGCAGGCAGTTTAGAAATTTGCAATTACATAGAAAGAGGAGTATTAAAAGTTATTAAAGATGCTGACATTATAAAAATACCTGTTGCTGACGGAGGAGAAGGAACTGTAGAATCCATATTTTATGCGGCTGGAGGCAATATAAAGAAAATAAATGTAAAAAATCCAGAAGGTAAAATAATAGAAGCTAAATATGGAATTATTAATAAAGAAAAAGCTGTTATAGAAATGGCTGAAGCATCAGGACTTACTTTAGTTGATGATAAAACAAGAAATCCTTTAAAATATTCTACTTATGGTACAGGAGAATTTATAAAAGATGCAGTTAATAACAATATAAAAGAAATTTTAATAGGAATAGGAGGAAGTGCAACCAATGACTGCGGAATAGGAATGGCTAATGCTTTGGGATATAAATTTCTTGATAAAAATAATAATGAACTAGAAGCTATTGCTGAAAACATGATAAAAGTTATAGATATAGATGATAGTAATGTTGATAAAAGAATATTTGATATAAAAATAACTGCTGCATGCGATGTGAAAAATCCTCTTTATGGAAAGAATGGTGCTACTGCCGTATATGGAAAACAGAAAGGTGTTACAGAAGAAACTTTTGATATACTTGATAATGGACTTAAAAATATAGCAAAAATCATAAAAGAAAAATTTGGTAAAGAAATAGACTATATGGAAGGTGCTGGTGCTGCAGGCGGACTTGGCGGAGGACTTGTTGCTTTTTGTAATGCCAAACTAAAAAGTGGAATAGATGCTGTACTTGATATAATAGATTTTGAAACAAAAATAAAAGATGCTTCTCTTATAATAACAGGAGAAGGTGCTATTGACGGACAAACTAAAGAAGGAAAAGTGCCTGTAGGAGTTGCAAAAAGAGCAGGAAATATACCGGTAATTGCTATAGTTGGAGAGATAAGAGAAGGAGCTGAAATAGTATATGATTTAGGTATTAAGTCTATAATGCCTTTATGTACAAAATCTATGACTCTTGAAGAATCTATTTCTAATACCGCTGCTTTGGTAGAAAATGCTTCTGAAAGAGCATTAAGATTTATAAATATAGATTTAATATAA
- a CDS encoding variable surface family protein codes for MKKFFLIMTVLLSMSYCSIFGMYGDQDDWIDFLTDGNQFRARMDQLGFVLGNSTIKGTFGFRTQSSSTQLGYILLNNNLGTYLGATISGGIGYTSEAFSIGIGYNYTSHSLFPTSDNFGSHTPVLMINALNDNLRIVIPVQILVHNESIDQLGYYRDNYLGISTDTQIRYYTGIDAFNEIRLYVKYGQLGYKINPHDTINYTQEVLARSFGFETRFYFLNTAVGNVTINPFIKVAYNTALHGYSTMVRALDGMYEEIEGYYPDSPAQSYEDINVKWDKNPYDVTVQAVLGVTANSDIVSLYVEPSLGYRAKYLGKLTYEDPDGKVNLDFKVNHYLSWGAYAELYITPVKDLEWYFEMDVNNSDSDSTGIPVSFASTTGITWYLPEF; via the coding sequence ATGAAAAAGTTTTTTCTAATTATGACAGTATTATTAAGTATGTCATATTGTTCAATTTTTGGTATGTATGGAGATCAGGACGATTGGATTGATTTTCTTACAGACGGCAATCAGTTTAGAGCTAGAATGGATCAATTAGGATTTGTTTTAGGTAATAGTACTATTAAAGGTACTTTCGGTTTTAGAACTCAAAGTTCATCAACTCAATTAGGATATATTTTGTTGAATAATAATCTTGGTACTTATTTGGGAGCAACTATTTCTGGCGGTATAGGATATACTTCTGAGGCTTTTAGTATAGGCATAGGCTATAATTATACCAGCCATTCCTTATTTCCTACTAGCGATAACTTTGGTTCTCATACTCCAGTACTTATGATTAATGCTTTAAATGATAATTTGAGGATAGTTATTCCTGTGCAAATATTAGTACATAATGAAAGTATTGATCAACTTGGTTACTATAGAGATAATTATTTAGGTATAAGTACTGATACGCAAATAAGATATTATACAGGCATAGATGCTTTTAATGAAATAAGATTATATGTAAAATATGGGCAATTAGGATATAAAATTAATCCGCATGATACTATAAATTATACACAAGAAGTTTTAGCAAGATCATTTGGTTTTGAAACAAGATTCTATTTTTTGAATACTGCTGTTGGAAATGTAACTATCAATCCTTTTATTAAAGTAGCATATAATACAGCTTTGCATGGATATAGTACCATGGTAAGAGCATTGGATGGTATGTATGAAGAAATAGAAGGTTATTATCCAGATAGTCCTGCTCAATCATATGAAGATATTAATGTTAAATGGGATAAGAATCCTTATGATGTAACTGTGCAGGCAGTATTGGGAGTAACTGCTAATAGCGATATAGTATCACTTTATGTTGAGCCTTCTTTAGGTTATAGGGCTAAATATTTAGGAAAATTAACATATGAAGATCCAGATGGAAAAGTTAATTTGGATTTTAAAGTTAATCATTATTTATCTTGGGGGGCTTATGCAGAGCTTTATATAACACCTGTAAAAGATTTAGAATGGTATTTTGAAATGGATGTTAATAATAGTGATTCAGATTCTACAGGAATACCTGTTAGTTTTGCTTCTACTACAGGAATAACTTGGTATTTGCCAGAATTTTAA
- a CDS encoding FAD-dependent oxidoreductase has protein sequence MAKTRAEILQNSNKKYDIIIIGGGVIGATIALKASRVGLSVLLLDKHDFAFGSSSRTSKMLSGGFNDMNSKNLMYTIHRVRERNNLMYKASAPHFGIINPIYEHSSTGLLREEIKIMLYDMFSLFGKTKRHKSLSRNETLDSLPDLINNDVIASVEYYEGLLDDSRYVIELLLKAEEFGADILNYCEVKAFEYNQKEIENVVFTDHITGRVHTASAKTVLIAAGAWGHSISSLLPNGNFEDKLVYVKGSHLIIDSDLIHINKSVILPKIKSRPNVFLMRWKNNTIIGPTIKKNTHDLDCIYTTSDEAEYLLDIYNTYFSSIVNKNHIITTQSGMMPLNPSQVKIHSHPQYRLFLVEGGNFTTSSSVTMKTLVKMYGKPYKWFSNQKVVNNKFEKNVELVLNEDLVKFLIDYFGSVNLILKLNELCKNDSSLLVEVGLDYRINRGLIKYFVEVEHAMHLDDIMMRRLRFILTENDCGTLISEHIAEEMANILKWDKSRTEWEIKRYRTEIKRTRVGLF, from the coding sequence ATGGCAAAAACAAGAGCTGAGATACTCCAAAATAGTAATAAAAAATATGATATCATTATTATAGGCGGGGGAGTTATTGGAGCTACTATAGCTTTAAAGGCTTCCAGAGTAGGACTTTCCGTACTTTTGCTTGATAAGCATGATTTTGCTTTCGGTTCTTCTTCCAGAACTTCTAAAATGCTTTCAGGCGGATTTAATGATATGAATAGTAAGAATTTAATGTATACAATTCATAGGGTAAGAGAAAGAAATAACCTTATGTATAAGGCTTCAGCTCCGCATTTTGGCATTATCAATCCTATATATGAGCATAGCAGTACAGGGCTTTTAAGAGAAGAAATAAAGATCATGTTATATGATATGTTCTCTCTGTTTGGAAAAACTAAAAGACATAAATCACTTAGCAGAAATGAAACATTGGATTCTTTGCCGGATTTGATAAATAATGATGTCATAGCATCTGTAGAATATTATGAAGGCTTATTAGATGACTCAAGATATGTTATAGAACTTCTTTTGAAAGCTGAAGAGTTCGGAGCGGATATATTAAACTACTGTGAAGTTAAGGCTTTTGAATATAATCAGAAAGAGATAGAAAATGTAGTTTTTACAGATCATATTACAGGCAGAGTTCATACGGCAAGTGCTAAAACTGTATTAATAGCTGCCGGAGCTTGGGGACATAGTATAAGTTCTCTTCTTCCTAATGGAAATTTTGAAGATAAGCTAGTTTATGTTAAGGGAAGTCATTTAATCATAGACAGCGATTTAATTCATATAAATAAATCTGTTATTCTGCCTAAAATAAAATCAAGACCTAATGTATTTTTGATGCGTTGGAAGAACAATACTATTATAGGTCCTACAATCAAAAAAAATACTCATGATTTAGACTGTATATACACTACAAGCGATGAGGCTGAATATTTGCTTGATATATATAATACTTATTTCAGCTCTATTGTTAATAAAAACCATATAATTACTACTCAGTCTGGAATGATGCCTCTTAATCCTTCACAGGTTAAGATACATTCTCATCCTCAGTATAGATTATTCTTGGTTGAAGGCGGAAACTTTACAACTTCTTCTTCTGTTACTATGAAGACATTAGTAAAAATGTACGGCAAGCCTTATAAATGGTTCAGTAATCAGAAGGTTGTTAATAATAAATTTGAGAAAAATGTTGAATTAGTTTTGAATGAAGATTTAGTTAAATTCCTTATAGATTATTTTGGCTCTGTTAATCTAATTCTAAAATTGAATGAGCTTTGTAAAAATGATTCATCTCTTTTAGTAGAAGTAGGACTCGATTATAGAATTAACAGAGGACTCATAAAGTATTTTGTAGAAGTTGAACATGCTATGCATTTAGATGATATTATGATGAGAAGATTAAGATTCATATTAACAGAGAATGACTGCGGTACTTTAATATCAGAGCATATAGCAGAGGAAATGGCTAATATACTTAAATGGGATAAAAGCAGAACTGAATGGGAGATAAAAAGATACAGAACAGAGATTAAAAGAACTAGAGTAGGTTTATTCTAA
- a CDS encoding MetS family NSS transporter small subunit yields MGLDSAIFMGFSLLAIWGGFAFFLGIALRKM; encoded by the coding sequence ATGGGATTAGATTCTGCTATATTTATGGGTTTTAGTTTATTAGCTATTTGGGGAGGCTTTGCTTTCTTTTTAGGAATAGCTTTAAGAAAAATGTAA
- a CDS encoding variable surface family protein — translation MKKFFLIMTVLLSMSYCSIFGMYGDQDDWIDFLTDGNQFRARMDQLGFVLGNSTIKGTFGFRSQSLSTQLGYILAIYKDYTYLGATISGGIGYTSEAFSIGLGYNYTTPLPISYNFGSHTPVLMINALNDNLRIVIPVQILVHDGNMNMTDNINYLYNFLGISTDTQIRYYTGIDAFNEIRLYVKYGQLGYKGGSYTDKSYDEEFFARSFGFETRFYFLNTAVGNVTINPFIKVAYNTALHGFSTMVRSLDSVIEEIEGYSSDRTAKAAGNINAKWDKNPYDVTVQAVLGVTANSDIVSLYVEPSLGYRAKYLGKLTYEDPDGKVNFDFKVNHYLSWCAYAELYITPVKDLEWYFEMDVNNSDSDSTGIPVSFASTTGITWYLPEF, via the coding sequence ATGAAAAAGTTTTTTCTAATTATGACAGTATTATTAAGTATGTCATATTGTTCAATTTTTGGTATGTATGGAGATCAGGACGATTGGATTGATTTTCTTACAGACGGCAATCAGTTTAGAGCTAGAATGGATCAATTAGGATTTGTTTTAGGTAATAGCACCATTAAAGGTACTTTCGGTTTTAGATCTCAGAGTTTATCAACTCAATTAGGATATATTTTGGCTATATATAAAGATTATACTTATTTAGGAGCAACTATTTCCGGCGGTATAGGATATACTTCTGAGGCTTTTAGTATAGGTTTAGGTTATAATTATACTACACCGCTTCCTATTAGTTATAACTTTGGTTCTCATACTCCTGTACTTATGATTAATGCTTTAAATGATAATTTGAGGATAGTTATTCCTGTACAAATATTAGTACATGATGGTAATATGAATATGACGGATAATATTAATTATTTATATAATTTTTTAGGTATAAGTACTGATACTCAAATAAGATATTATACAGGCATAGACGCTTTTAATGAAATAAGATTATATGTAAAATACGGACAATTAGGATATAAAGGCGGTTCATATACGGATAAAAGTTATGATGAAGAATTTTTTGCAAGATCATTTGGTTTTGAAACAAGATTCTATTTTTTGAATACTGCTGTTGGAAATGTAACTATCAATCCTTTTATTAAAGTAGCATATAATACAGCTTTGCATGGATTTAGTACTATGGTAAGATCATTAGATAGTGTCATTGAAGAAATAGAAGGTTATAGTTCAGATCGTACCGCTAAAGCAGCAGGAAATATTAATGCTAAATGGGATAAGAATCCTTATGATGTAACTGTGCAGGCAGTATTGGGAGTAACTGCTAATAGCGATATAGTATCACTTTATGTTGAGCCTTCTTTAGGTTATAGGGCTAAATATTTAGGAAAATTAACATATGAAGATCCAGATGGAAAAGTTAATTTTGATTTTAAAGTTAATCATTATTTATCTTGGTGTGCTTATGCAGAGCTTTATATAACACCTGTAAAAGATTTAGAATGGTATTTTGAAATGGATGTTAATAATAGTGATTCAGATTCTACAGGTATACCTGTTAGTTTTGCTTCTACTACAGGAATAACTTGGTATTTGCCAGAATTTTAA
- a CDS encoding sodium-dependent transporter yields the protein MSHHHHRGQWGTRAGFILAAIGSAVGLGNIWRFPYMVASNGGGAFMIVFLLAMLTAGIPIMILEFSIGHKTHKSAPGALKALNPSWEWLGWLQVFTCFAIVIYYSVIIAWSLSYGLFSIQGLKWGADTAGFFTKEYLKLQDGFSLSNFNIGVAIPLIIVWVIILVSVIGGVKDGIEKANKIFMPLLAILVVIILIRGVTLPGALAGLDYMFKPDFSKLTNPKIWIDAYGQVFYSMSVAFGIMITYSSYLPDDSDIANNAFMTGFADTSFSLFAGITVFSIIGYMAHTQGKPVAEVAGSGGIGLAFMVFPEAINSLPGLNGLFGVVFFLVLSFAGLTSAISLAEVVISSFIDKFHFNRKKVSIVIIIIQGAISMVYATGSGLSILDIVDAFINNYNIVVSGLIEIILVAWVYKLGSFKETINTVSEFTVGNWWDFCLKFLTPVFLAIMLSLKLINDFKTPYGGYPTWALFALGWSMPVIAFIAGILLAKFKDRQPDIPHQTK from the coding sequence ATGAGTCATCATCATCACAGAGGACAGTGGGGAACTAGAGCCGGATTCATACTTGCTGCTATAGGTTCTGCTGTTGGTTTAGGTAATATATGGCGTTTCCCATATATGGTTGCATCTAATGGTGGCGGTGCTTTTATGATAGTTTTCCTTTTAGCTATGCTTACTGCGGGCATACCTATAATGATACTAGAGTTTTCTATAGGTCATAAAACTCATAAAAGTGCACCTGGTGCTTTAAAAGCATTGAATCCTTCTTGGGAATGGTTAGGTTGGTTACAAGTATTTACATGTTTTGCAATAGTTATTTATTATTCAGTTATTATTGCTTGGTCATTATCTTACGGACTCTTTTCTATTCAAGGTTTAAAATGGGGAGCTGATACAGCTGGTTTTTTCACAAAAGAGTATTTAAAACTTCAAGATGGTTTTTCACTCAGCAATTTTAATATTGGAGTTGCTATACCATTAATTATTGTTTGGGTTATTATATTAGTTTCTGTTATTGGCGGTGTTAAAGATGGTATAGAAAAAGCAAATAAAATATTTATGCCTTTATTAGCTATATTAGTTGTAATTATTCTTATCAGAGGCGTAACTTTGCCTGGAGCTTTAGCAGGTCTTGATTATATGTTCAAACCTGATTTTTCTAAACTTACTAATCCTAAAATTTGGATAGATGCTTATGGTCAGGTATTCTACAGTATGTCTGTAGCATTCGGTATAATGATTACTTATTCTAGTTATTTGCCTGATGACTCAGATATAGCAAATAATGCATTTATGACAGGTTTTGCTGATACTAGCTTCAGTTTGTTTGCTGGTATAACAGTATTTAGTATAATTGGTTATATGGCTCATACTCAAGGAAAGCCTGTTGCTGAAGTAGCTGGAAGCGGCGGTATAGGTTTAGCATTTATGGTATTTCCTGAAGCTATTAACTCTTTACCTGGTTTAAATGGACTATTTGGAGTAGTATTCTTCTTAGTACTTTCATTTGCAGGATTAACATCTGCTATTTCTCTTGCTGAGGTTGTTATATCTTCATTTATAGATAAATTCCATTTCAATAGAAAAAAAGTAAGTATTGTTATTATTATAATACAAGGTGCTATATCTATGGTATATGCAACAGGAAGCGGACTTTCTATACTTGATATAGTTGATGCTTTCATAAACAATTACAATATTGTAGTAAGCGGTTTAATAGAGATTATATTAGTTGCTTGGGTATATAAACTTGGATCATTTAAAGAAACTATCAATACAGTAAGTGAATTCACAGTAGGTAATTGGTGGGATTTCTGTTTGAAATTCTTAACTCCTGTATTCTTAGCTATAATGTTATCATTAAAATTGATAAATGATTTCAAAACTCCTTACGGCGGTTATCCTACTTGGGCATTATTTGCTTTAGGCTGGTCAATGCCTGTTATAGCATTTATAGCTGGAATATTATTGGCTAAGTTTAAAGACAGACAGCCTGATATACCTCATCAAACAAAATAA
- the hisB gene encoding imidazoleglycerol-phosphate dehydratase HisB, whose amino-acid sequence MENNKMRISEIERNTNETKIKIKLNIDGTGKYKNDTHIGFLDHMLDLFARHGRFDLETICYGDINVDYHHSVEDMGIVLGKCFAKALGDLKGIKRYGNFSMPMCEALTIVSVDICGRSHLIFNSDLKHEKVGDFDTELVKEFFTAFTNSMNITLHINTLYGENTHHIIESIFKGVARALAQACEIDEKYKDEVLSTKGMLENNKN is encoded by the coding sequence ATGGAGAATAATAAAATGAGAATTTCTGAAATAGAAAGAAATACTAATGAAACAAAGATAAAAATTAAATTAAATATAGACGGAACAGGTAAATATAAAAACGATACTCATATAGGTTTTTTGGATCATATGCTTGATTTATTTGCACGCCATGGAAGATTCGATTTAGAGACAATATGTTATGGAGATATTAATGTAGATTATCACCATTCTGTAGAGGATATGGGAATTGTATTGGGTAAATGTTTTGCTAAGGCCTTAGGAGATTTGAAAGGAATTAAAAGATACGGTAATTTCAGCATGCCTATGTGCGAGGCTCTTACTATTGTATCTGTTGATATATGCGGAAGAAGTCATTTAATTTTTAACAGCGATTTAAAACATGAAAAAGTTGGAGATTTCGATACTGAACTTGTTAAAGAATTTTTTACAGCATTTACTAATTCTATGAATATTACTTTGCATATAAACACTTTATATGGAGAGAATACTCATCATATAATAGAATCTATTTTTAAAGGTGTTGCCAGAGCTTTAGCGCAGGCTTGTGAAATAGATGAAAAATATAAAGATGAAGTATTATCTACAAAGGGAATGCTTGAAAATAATAAAAATTAA
- the hisH gene encoding imidazole glycerol phosphate synthase subunit HisH, whose product MIAIIDYEVGNLFSLMSSLKYVGIDAKLTDDEKTIKEADALILPGVGAFRDALAKLEIRKEGTLKNTIIEEAKKGKLILGICLGMQMLFDKSYEYGEHNGLGLIKGNICPIEKDLKNKDLKVPHMGWNNLNIKKEDKLFKYIKNMEYVYFVHSYYGKDCEESIIADSEYDVRIPAIVKNDNVYGIQFHPEKSGDTGLNILRGFKDLVQKG is encoded by the coding sequence ATGATAGCTATAATAGATTATGAAGTAGGAAATTTATTCTCTCTTATGTCATCATTAAAGTATGTAGGAATAGATGCCAAACTTACAGATGATGAAAAAACTATAAAAGAAGCTGATGCTTTGATACTTCCAGGAGTAGGAGCTTTCAGAGATGCATTAGCAAAACTTGAAATAAGAAAAGAAGGAACACTTAAAAATACTATTATAGAAGAAGCCAAAAAAGGAAAATTAATTTTGGGTATATGCTTAGGTATGCAAATGCTTTTTGATAAAAGCTATGAATACGGAGAGCATAACGGACTTGGACTAATAAAAGGAAATATATGTCCTATAGAAAAAGATTTAAAAAATAAAGATTTGAAAGTTCCTCATATGGGATGGAATAATCTAAATATAAAAAAAGAAGATAAGCTATTTAAATATATAAAAAATATGGAATATGTTTATTTTGTACATTCATATTATGGAAAAGACTGCGAAGAAAGCATAATAGCCGACAGTGAATATGATGTACGAATACCAGCCATTGTAAAAAATGATAATGTATACGGAATACAGTTTCACCCTGAAAAAAGCGGAGATACAGGACTTAATATATTAAGAGGCTTCAAAGATTTAGTACAAAAAGGTTAA
- a CDS encoding AAA family ATPase has protein sequence MELNIKNFSKIKEANITIDGITVIAGENNTGKSTIGKILFSCFNSTKNIEEEIYSSKFIPILKNLTYLMQELSKNNESIKQIPSLYSSLLGGTAVAAGAIGATAAATSAIGATAAATSAVLGATLLPVIGIPLAIGAAGALSMIKNKKQDSNNLNIDNLINDINNIISDLTNENNEKNAYYVLKDNLSKYIDIEDKKNIYIIKKYSDRIQEYINIPNKKIAYKIINDYFKSIFNNQINSRIDKDSISEINIMDLSFKFKNDKSIESKYNDTYSKNVYFIDNPFVLDKKYDEKYMTKYEYNLIEKLLYNTEEVNTTEQILAEEKLEEIYDKLSEAVNGKIINRDNDFYLEEENFTEPISIHSLSAGLKSFAVIKMLIEKNALKEEDILILDEPEIHLHPKWQLLYAEIIALLQKIFNVYIIVTTHSPYFLKAIEMYSNKYDIEEKTNYYLSDIKNNYAVFNLVNDSVEKIYSKMAEPIDEMEDFINN, from the coding sequence ATGGAATTGAATATAAAAAATTTTTCTAAAATCAAAGAAGCTAATATAACAATAGATGGTATTACTGTAATAGCCGGAGAGAATAACACTGGAAAAAGCACAATAGGAAAAATTTTATTTTCTTGTTTTAATAGCACAAAAAATATAGAAGAAGAAATATATTCATCAAAATTCATACCTATTTTAAAAAACTTAACATATTTGATGCAAGAATTATCTAAAAATAATGAATCAATAAAACAAATACCATCTTTATATTCTAGTTTATTAGGCGGTACTGCAGTAGCAGCTGGTGCTATAGGTGCAACGGCAGCAGCAACTAGTGCTATAGGTGCAACGGCAGCAGCAACTAGTGCTGTATTAGGAGCTACCTTATTGCCTGTGATAGGTATACCATTGGCTATAGGAGCTGCTGGTGCTTTATCTATGATAAAAAATAAAAAACAAGATAGTAATAATTTAAATATTGATAATTTAATTAATGATATTAACAATATTATATCTGATTTAACAAATGAAAATAATGAAAAAAATGCTTATTATGTATTAAAAGATAATCTCAGCAAATATATAGATATAGAAGATAAAAAAAATATTTATATTATAAAAAAATATTCTGATAGAATTCAAGAATATATAAATATTCCAAATAAAAAAATAGCATATAAAATAATTAATGATTATTTTAAATCAATATTTAATAATCAAATAAACAGCAGAATAGATAAAGATAGTATATCAGAAATAAATATAATGGATTTATCATTTAAATTTAAAAATGATAAATCCATAGAATCAAAATATAATGATACTTATAGCAAAAATGTTTATTTTATAGACAACCCTTTTGTATTGGATAAAAAATATGATGAAAAATACATGACTAAATATGAATATAATTTAATAGAAAAATTATTATATAATACAGAAGAAGTTAATACAACAGAACAAATATTAGCAGAGGAAAAACTTGAAGAAATATATGATAAATTATCAGAAGCTGTAAATGGTAAAATAATAAATAGAGATAATGATTTTTATTTGGAAGAAGAAAATTTTACAGAACCAATTTCAATACATAGTTTATCAGCAGGATTAAAATCATTTGCTGTAATAAAAATGCTTATTGAAAAAAATGCATTGAAAGAAGAAGATATTTTAATTTTAGATGAACCTGAAATACATCTTCATCCTAAATGGCAGCTGCTATATGCTGAAATAATAGCGTTATTACAGAAAATATTTAATGTTTATATTATAGTAACGACACATAGCCCTTATTTCCTTAAAGCTATAGAAATGTATTCTAACAAATATGATATAGAAGAAAAAACTAACTATTATTTATCTGATATAAAAAACAATTATGCAGTTTTTAATTTAGTTAATGATAGCGTAGAAAAAATATATTCAAAGATGGCAGAACCTATAGATGAAATGGAAGATTTTATTAACAATTAA